The Stieleria maiorica genome includes the window CAACATTTCCAGCCTCCAGGATCGGAAGGATCGTGGCCAACAACAGAAATCCCACCATGGCGGCCAAGACAAGGATCAGGATCGGTTCGATCAATGACGTCAGTCGCGCCGACGCCGTTTTGACCTGTTCATCATAGTCTTCGGCGAGCCGAAAGAGCATTTCATCAAGCTTTCCCGACTCCTGACCGATGGAAAACACTCGCACCGCCAGCGGTGGAAACGCACCACTGCGCTGCAACGCCTCGGCAAGTTCTTCACCGGCCGAAATGCGGTTGCCACATTCATGCAGCGCCGAGCGAAACACGGAATTGTTGGTCGAACGCTCGGCCAGATCAAACGCTCGCGTCAATTCCACTCCGCTGCGCGAAAGCGTGGCGATGATCATCGCGATCCGCGAGACCCCTTGTTTGACCAGCATCGGCCCCAGGATGGGAACACGCAGCACCAGTCGGTCGATCAGCAGTTTACCGCGTTGGCTGCGAAAGGCGATTCCCAAAGCGACCGCGCCGGCAATCAATCCCGCCACCCAGAACCAGCGATAATCGATCAACAGGTGGCTGAGTGATTTGGCCACGCGTGTGGGAAACGGCAATTCATCGAGCGTCTCTTCCAGGTTCTCCAGCAGCGGCGGCAGGACACCGGTCATCAAAAAGACGCCGGCGGCCGTTCCGAAACAAACCAAAAAGATCGGGTACACCAGCGCCGTCGTGACGGCATCGGTGAACTGGGACTGGCGTTGTTTGAATTCCGCCAACTGCGAAAGCACCTCTTCCAGCGTGCCGGCGTTCTCACCGACTTCGACCATCTGCACCGAAGCCGCGTCGAACAGATCGGGTCGGCTGCGCAGCGCCTGGGCGAACGACTCCCCCGCGGCCACACGGTCGCGTACCGCCAGCAATGCCGCTCGAAATGCCCCCTGTGTCTGCTGGCTGATCGTGTCCAACGCGTCCAGCATCGGGATCCCGGCGTGCAACAGCATCGACAGTTCCGCGACCGCTGTTGCCCACTGGTTCTTCGCTCCGAGCAAGGAAACCCGTGGAAGACGCCACTTCGACCCGCGCTGTCGGCAAACCGTGATTTTGCGAACGCGGATCCCTTGGCCACGCAGTGAATCGCGGGCCTGACGGGCGGTGTCGGCGCTGATCGTCCCCTGAACGGATTGTCGCGTTTGGTCGACGCCGGAATAGGAAAAGACAGCCATCGGGGTCACAGCGTCGTTACACGGAGAACTTCATCGAGGGTCGTGATGCCTTGATGGACTTTCAACAATCCATCCATCGACAACAAATGCATCCCCGATTGTAATCCGACGTCGCGGATCGCTGCTGCATTGGCCCGTGTCTGCACCAGTTCACGACAGGCGTCATCGATGACCAACAACTCGAACAATCCGACTCGGCCTCGGAATCCGGTCCCACGACACGCCTCGCATCCGACCGGTTCAAACACGCCGACCAAATCCGATGGCGACAGACCGTGTGACCGCAACAATGATTCGGGGACATCGGGCAACGATTCACCGCTGCGGCGCGGACGTTTACAGTCCTCGCACAACTTGCGGACCAGTCGCTGGGCCAGCGAAGCGACCAAGGAGCTGCTGACCAGATAGGGTTCGATCCCCAGATCCAACAACCGCGTCACCGCACTGGCCGCATCGTTGGTGTGCAGCGTGCTGAAGACCAGGTGGCCGGTCAAGGAAGCTTGGATGGCCATGATCGCCGTTTCGGCGTCGCGGATCTCGCCGACCATGATGATGTCGGGATCCTGTCGCAGCACGCTGCGCATGCCCGAGGCGAACGTCATCCCCTTTTTCTCGTTGATCTGAGTCTGGCTGATCCCGTCCAATTGGTATTCGATCGGATCTTCCAGCGTCAGGATATTCAGTTCTTCGCTATCGAGTTCTTGCAGCGCACCGTAAAGCGTCGTGCTCTTGCCGCTGCCGGTCGGACCGGTGACCAGAATCATTCCGTGGTCGCGGGCGATCAGGGATCGGAACCGTCGAAAGTCATGTGCCGGCATGCCGAGTTCGGCCAGCGTGTACAGCCGCGCGCTTTTGTCCAACAACCGAATCACGATGCGTTCGTTGTGGCTGGTCGGCAGCGACGCGATCCGCAGGTCGACCGTTCGATCCCCAAGCTGAACCGTCGCCCGCCCGTCTTGGGGCAATCGCTTTTCGGCGATGTTCATCTTGCCCAGCACCTTCACCCGCGAAAGCACTTCTTCTTGAACGGCTTTGGGGATTTCGAAGGTGTCGAACAAGACGCCGTCGATTCGCTGCCGCACCATCAACCTGTCTTCATAGGGTTGGATGTGCACGTCGGAGGCACCGGATTTGACGGCATCAAACAAGATGTGATTGACCAACCGAATGATCGGCGCGCGGCCTTCGGTATCCAACAAGTCTTCTCGGGGGCTGAGCGCCGCCAACTCGCCCAACAACGCATCGCGATCGAGCGAATCGATCACGGCTTGCGTTTGGCTGGATTGATCCGAGTAAGCCGCATTGATCGCCCGCCCGATGGCTGCCGCGGTCGCCGGCAGCGGACGCACGCGCAACGGGCGCAGGCTGCCGTCGGGACGCTGCGATAGAGCGCGGGCGATGATATCGCTGTGCATGTAACCGGCCATCGATTCGATCGCCAACCACACCTCGTCGTCCTGCTGGCCGCGAAAGCCCATCACACAATGATGGCGGGCGTGTGCGATCGGGATACGTTTCAAAAAAAGGTCGGAGGGCTGGAACGAAGAGAGGTCTTCCGCAACGGGTACCCCGAGCCGCGCGGCGAGTTGCTCGGTCACCTGCGCAGCAGTATGCGTCGAAGCGGAATTGTGATCGTTGTCGGTCAGAGTCTCGCTCATGTCTCGCCCGCCGGCAGGTTCTCCAGGTCCAACCGATCTTTGCTGCGTTGGGAAGCGGGAAGGGTCTTGTGCAATAGACGCAACACCTCCGACTGTCTGCGTTTGCGATGGTTGCGGCGGATGAAGTGATCCATGGTTTCCGGTGACGCCTTTAGCACGTCGAAAGCTTGCCGCTGCAGCTGGACGAAAAATCGCATGTTTTCTTCCGGCGTCCGCCGCCACGCCAGCTTGCGGCGATAGGCTTCGGCGGCGGTTTCTTGGTCAGTCATGGGGTCAAGTTGTCTTGCGGGTCCGTTCGGTTCTCGGGTAGCGGAACTTGTCAACGGCTTGTTGATTGATCCAACACGCAAACCTCGAACCGATATGCCAGCCGTTGGTGTTCAGCCTTTAGGCGTTCTCTTCGCCGCCTGGCGGCGAGCGGAGAATCGGCTAAAGCCCAATACCGCTAAGTTAGGCGTCGTTTGCTTTGGGGAGGGCCCGTAGGCTCGCGCCAAACGGCTGATATTCGTTTGACATCAGCCGGTTCGCGCAAGCGTCCGGGCCTCCGCGCTGGGCTTAACTTAGCGGTATTGGGCTAAAGCCTAGACACCAACGGTTGCCGACTCTAGGGCGACGGATAAACCACTTGTGGCTCACCGATCACCTCGTAGCCGTCCATCGACTCGTACGATCCCATCGGATCGCTGTTTTGCATCGGCGGCAACAGGTGCTCGGATTCCACCGGATCAAAGCCTGCCGGGGCCGGGCAGGGAACCAGCAAGGGCTTGCTTACAGGATAGTCGGCCGGCAGCTGGGCGTCTTGGGTTTCCAGGTCGGAGAGGAATTGCAGGTCGCGGAATTGGGAATCGCGCAAGATCCGCGGCCGGATGAACAGAAAGAATGACGTCGTCGTTTGTTCTTCGCTGCGCAAACTGGTCAGTTCGCGGATCACGGGGATCTTTTCCAGCCAGGGGACGCCGGTGAAGGAGGTCCCATCGAGGGTTCGCTTCAGTCCCCCCACGACGATGGTTTTGCCGTCGGGAATCGTGACGACGCTGCCGACCCGGTCGATCTGTCGCGGCGGCGGCAGGTTGTCGCCGGCCGTACCGATGAAGGTGCTGAATTCGACGTCAAATTCCAATTGCAGATGGTCGTCTTCGTTGATGTGCGGCGTGACCTGGATCGTCGTCCCCGCTTCCTGATTGCCGCCCAGACCCGTCAATGTCGTCGTCTCTCCTTGGCTGAACGCCTGGAACGGGATGCTGGAAATGCTGTTCAGCGTTCCGGTTTGGTTGTCGTTGACCAGCACCTTGGGCGATGACAGCACGCGACCGCGGGTGTGACGGCTGAGGGCTTGGACGATCACGTCGGCGACTTCCGGGTCCACCAGAACGCCGTTGAATCCCAGTGAAGGGTTGATCGTCAGCGAGCCGTCGGTCGGGTCGACTTCGCTGAGTCCGAACGAAGTGAATTCGAACAGCCGTTTGGAACCCTCGCGATCACCGCCGCTGATTTCAACGCCCAACGAGAAGTTATCACTGGTGTCGATGGCGATGATGTCCGCTTGGATCAAGACCTGTGGCCGCCGCTGGTCCAGCGACCGGATCAGTTTTTCATACAGCGACTGGACGTTGGACGGTGCGAACACGATCAAACTGTTCGTCGCGACGTCGGCGGACACGCGGGCGTTGCCGGGTAGGGTGGCCACCGCGGCGCCAGCGCCCATGCCATAGCCGCCCATTCCCATACCGCCGGCGCCGATCCCGGAAGCACCGAACCCGGCGACCGAACCGAGGGCGGCGTTCTGGTTGGGGACTCGGCTGGACGTCAGATTGTTGCTCAAGTTTTGTCCGGCCACCCCGAACGATCCGCCACCGAGTTCGTCCAACCGCTGCTGCGCTCGCGAACGTCCGCCTTGCATCATGTTCATCGGATTGGCGCCCATCCCCATCGCCGGGCTGACACCGCCCATGTTCATCCCGCCGAGCGTGCCGAACGCACCGGCTCCCAAACCGCCGGCCTGGGCGACGCCGCTGCCGGCAGCTTCTTGAAGCGCCAACAGTGAATACAGCACCTCCATCGCCGTGGCGTTTTTCAGTTTGTAAAACCGAATCGGGCTCTCCTCGGAATCGACCGGTTGGTCCAGTTCCTTGAGCAACGTTTCGATCTGATGATGCACGTCCGCGCCGGCACGGACGACCAACAAGTTGCCTTCTTCGTCGATCGTCGTTTCGATGGACTTTGACGGGCTCTGACGTGTGTCCTGGTTCGGCGACTCGGCGAATCCGCGGATCAGGTTGTCCAACCGCGATGCGCCGACGTATTCCAAACGGTAGATGCGCGTCAGGTACTCCGTGCCAGAATCCAATCGTTCCAATAACGCGATCGCCGCGGTGACCAAGTCGGTTCGCCCCGCGACGACGACACGGCGACCGGTCGGATCGACCAACAGTTTGGGCTCTTTGTCCGAGCCCGTTTTTTGGGTGCC containing:
- a CDS encoding type II secretion system F family protein; translation: MAVFSYSGVDQTRQSVQGTISADTARQARDSLRGQGIRVRKITVCRQRGSKWRLPRVSLLGAKNQWATAVAELSMLLHAGIPMLDALDTISQQTQGAFRAALLAVRDRVAAGESFAQALRSRPDLFDAASVQMVEVGENAGTLEEVLSQLAEFKQRQSQFTDAVTTALVYPIFLVCFGTAAGVFLMTGVLPPLLENLEETLDELPFPTRVAKSLSHLLIDYRWFWVAGLIAGAVALGIAFRSQRGKLLIDRLVLRVPILGPMLVKQGVSRIAMIIATLSRSGVELTRAFDLAERSTNNSVFRSALHECGNRISAGEELAEALQRSGAFPPLAVRVFSIGQESGKLDEMLFRLAEDYDEQVKTASARLTSLIEPILILVLAAMVGFLLLATILPILEAGNVV
- a CDS encoding secretin N-terminal domain-containing protein encodes the protein MIASNTFRRCTLPLAVGMAIVLAGTRPAPGQVAGGDEIVELNLSGTVRVTTLLDLMSKQLGIRFLHGADIARRDVTVYTPAKLPKNVLPTLLGSLLREANLAVVDSEVPGWKRVVDIADIVSSAPAGDATEISRRNGPAAAVTQVLPIKHIDVTTASTSLKPFLSKTGSNIVALGDQGILIVTGYAADVRLVAELLAMIDRPDAEGTIEFYLTRRRPPSMLIEQFQSIRQADGTQKTGSDKEPKLLVDPTGRRVVVAGRTDLVTAAIALLERLDSGTEYLTRIYRLEYVGASRLDNLIRGFAESPNQDTRQSPSKSIETTIDEEGNLLVVRAGADVHHQIETLLKELDQPVDSEESPIRFYKLKNATAMEVLYSLLALQEAAGSGVAQAGGLGAGAFGTLGGMNMGGVSPAMGMGANPMNMMQGGRSRAQQRLDELGGGSFGVAGQNLSNNLTSSRVPNQNAALGSVAGFGASGIGAGGMGMGGYGMGAGAAVATLPGNARVSADVATNSLIVFAPSNVQSLYEKLIRSLDQRRPQVLIQADIIAIDTSDNFSLGVEISGGDREGSKRLFEFTSFGLSEVDPTDGSLTINPSLGFNGVLVDPEVADVIVQALSRHTRGRVLSSPKVLVNDNQTGTLNSISSIPFQAFSQGETTTLTGLGGNQEAGTTIQVTPHINEDDHLQLEFDVEFSTFIGTAGDNLPPPRQIDRVGSVVTIPDGKTIVVGGLKRTLDGTSFTGVPWLEKIPVIRELTSLRSEEQTTTSFFLFIRPRILRDSQFRDLQFLSDLETQDAQLPADYPVSKPLLVPCPAPAGFDPVESEHLLPPMQNSDPMGSYESMDGYEVIGEPQVVYPSP
- a CDS encoding GspE/PulE family protein, whose protein sequence is MSETLTDNDHNSASTHTAAQVTEQLAARLGVPVAEDLSSFQPSDLFLKRIPIAHARHHCVMGFRGQQDDEVWLAIESMAGYMHSDIIARALSQRPDGSLRPLRVRPLPATAAAIGRAINAAYSDQSSQTQAVIDSLDRDALLGELAALSPREDLLDTEGRAPIIRLVNHILFDAVKSGASDVHIQPYEDRLMVRQRIDGVLFDTFEIPKAVQEEVLSRVKVLGKMNIAEKRLPQDGRATVQLGDRTVDLRIASLPTSHNERIVIRLLDKSARLYTLAELGMPAHDFRRFRSLIARDHGMILVTGPTGSGKSTTLYGALQELDSEELNILTLEDPIEYQLDGISQTQINEKKGMTFASGMRSVLRQDPDIIMVGEIRDAETAIMAIQASLTGHLVFSTLHTNDAASAVTRLLDLGIEPYLVSSSLVASLAQRLVRKLCEDCKRPRRSGESLPDVPESLLRSHGLSPSDLVGVFEPVGCEACRGTGFRGRVGLFELLVIDDACRELVQTRANAAAIRDVGLQSGMHLLSMDGLLKVHQGITTLDEVLRVTTL